In Antechinus flavipes isolate AdamAnt ecotype Samford, QLD, Australia chromosome 3, AdamAnt_v2, whole genome shotgun sequence, a genomic segment contains:
- the LOC127555097 gene encoding cytochrome c oxidase assembly factor 4 homolog, mitochondrial, which yields MSSAASRGHNWTHSQSAADENSEDPVDQMISRTGCIAFHHAVQDCMAEHQDWRKCQAQVKAFKECMSQYQKHRLEELQRRQKQIPTDG from the coding sequence ATGTCATCTGCTGCCTCTCGGGGTCACAACTGGACACATTCTCAGTCAGCTGCAGATGAAAACAGTGAGGACCCTGTGGATCAGATGATCTCACGCACAGGTTGCATAGCCTTTCACCATGCTGTGCAGGACTGTATGGCTGAGCACCAAGACTGGAGGAAGTGCCAGGCCCAAGTTAAGGCCTTCAAAGAGTGCATGAGCCAGTACCAGAAGCACAGGCTGGAAGAGCTGCAAAGGAGGCAGAAGCAGATCCCCACTGATGGCTGA